The Eleutherodactylus coqui strain aEleCoq1 chromosome 13, aEleCoq1.hap1, whole genome shotgun sequence genome includes a window with the following:
- the HNF4A gene encoding hepatocyte nuclear factor 4-alpha — protein sequence MIMRLSKALIDMDMADYTEALDPAYTTLEFENMQVLAIGNDTSPSEVTSLSSANSIGVNSLCAICGDRATGKHYGASSCDGCKGFFRRSVRKNHMYSCRFNRQCVVDKDKRNQCRYCRLKKCFRAGMKKEAVQNERDRISTRRSSYEDSSLPSINVLIQAEVLSQQITSSVSMLNTDIRGKKIANITDVCDSMKQQLLVLVEWAKYIPAFCELPLDDQVALLRAHAGEHLLLGAAKRSMIYKDVLLLGNDRVVPRNCSELEVGRVAVRILDELVLPFQDLQIDDNEYSCLKAIIFFDPDAKGLSDPTKIKRMRYQVQVSLEDYINDRQYDSRGRFGELLLLLPTLQSITWQMIEQIQFVKLFGMAKIDNLLQEMLLGGSTNEAPHSHHSLHPHLVQEHLATNVIVANNTLPAQLHNGQMSTPETPQPSPPAGSGPEQYKIVHGAITAVSKQPTSIPLPTITKQEAM from the exons ATACTTCACCATCAGAAGTGACCAGTCTCAGTTCTGCAAACAGTATTGGCGTAAACTCTTTGTGCGCAATTTGCGGTGACCGAGCGACAGGAAAGCATTATGGGGCTTCCAGCTGCGATGGATGCAAAGGGTTTTTCAGAAGAAGCGTCAGAAAGAACCACATGTACTCATGCAG GTTTAATAGACAGTGTGTGGTTGATAAGGACAAGAGGAACCAGTGTCGATACTGCAGGTTAAAGAAGTGTTTTCGGGCTGGAATGAAGAAAGAAG CTGTACAAAATGAGCGAGACCGGATAAGCACCCGGCGGTCAAGTTATGAAGACAGCAGCCTGCCGTCCATCAATGTCTTAATCCAGGCAGAGGTCTTATCACAACAG ATAACATCATCGGTCTCCATGTTAAACACAGACATTAGAGGGAAGAAAATCGCCAATATCACAGATGTTTGTGACTCCATGAAACAACAGCTTTTGGTCCTTGTGGAATGGGCAAAATACATCCCAGCGTTCTGTGAACTTCCCCTAGATGATCAG GTGGCGCTGTTACGTGCACATGCAGGCGAGCACTTACTTCTCGGAGCTGCAAAGAGGTCAATGATTTACAAGGATGTTTTACTCTTAG GTAATGACCGCGTGGTGCCAAGAAACTGCTCAGAACTTGAAGTGGGTCGAGTGGCTGTCAGAATCCTGGATGAGCTGGTTCTTCCATTCCAGGACCTCCAGATTGACGACAATGAATACTCTTGTCTTAAAGCAATCATATTTTTTGATCCTG ATGCCAAAGGATTAAGTGACCCCACAAAAATCAAGAGGATGAGGTACCAGGTGCAGGTGAGCCTGGAAGATTACATCAACGACCGGCAGTACGACTCTCGGGGAAGGTTCGGAGAGCTGCTCCTGTTGCTGCCGACTCTGCAGAGCATAACGTGGCAGATGATTGAACAGATccagtttgtcaaactttttggaatggccaagatTGATAATTTGCTACAGGAAATGCTTCTAGGAG GTTCAACAAACGAAGCCccccactctcatcactcgcTTCACCCCCATCTTGTTCAGGAGCATCTAGCAACGAACGTCATAGTGGCCAACAACACTCTACCTGCCCAACTCCACAATGGACAGATGT CTACCCCGGAGACCCCGCAACCATCCCCCCCAGCAGGCTCAGGGCCCGAGCAGTATAAAATTGTCCATGGAGCCATCACTGCTGTATCCAAACAGCCAACTTCCATTCCACTACCCACCATCACCAAACAGGAAGCCATGTAA